The region ttgtgacctggattagctgttagaaacaggatattgggcttgatggatctttggtctaacCCTGTGTgtcgtcttatgttcttatgggcatATCTGGAGAGAGAACATGCCAAAACAGAGAGCAAGCTTTAAATTAAGCTGTTCTCTATCTCCTGAAAAAGCATCTTCCAGCTCACTGTAATCATCTAACTGGCCACTGGAAGTCGCTATGGCTACTCAATGGACAAACCTTACAACATGAGCTGAAAGCAAGTTAAATCCTTAGTAAGAGAGACGGCATAAAAAAGTTAATACAAACCAGAGATACAGTCCATGATAGCACAATCATCATCCAGGctagaacaaaacaaaaatgaactcTACTTCTGTAGAGCTGAAACTTATTTGATGGTGCCTATCCCATGGATTTATCCAGAGCACTTTTATATGCAGGCTACACCATCAGAGCTGATAAATGTACCTGACGCAGGAAGGAAGACTGAGCAAACCAGGAGATGAACTTTTCACCGCTGAGCATACTGCACTGGCAGAAATCAGCTTCTCCTCTTCATGCAGGTATTTTAGGTCAATTTAAGCCACAAGTACAGTTAGTTCCTCAAGGAAAAGAAAGGCAAAATACTGACACAAGACTCATTTTTAATCACAGTTGTTTACTTCTATGGAACAAAATCAGGCTAATGTTATCTGACAGTCACCATTAAGGCTTTATTGAGCTTTCACCAACAAAACATAAGCAGCAAAAGAATCAGCATCTCATGACTGCTTTAGAAAATTCATAAAATCAAAAAGGCAGTTGCAAAAAGGTTATTATCCATACCAACATACTGCAGAATTACACTAAATGGTTAGAACCTAAGTTACGTTATGTTCAGGCCTTTTTAAGTTTCTAGAAGAGCTGACACATGCTAGATTGGGGCTGCCACCTTGCAGTATTGTGCCTACGTCTGTCTGGGTGGCCTGAATGTCACAGACATCCTGCACCATTGCTTGTGGGTAATTCAGTCACCTTGACTTTGATTATAGCTGGTCTGTGTCTATCTGCCACTCCCACAGAACACTACATGTGCAACGCATTTTTCCAAAAGCATGAGCCGTGCAGTCCATGACACATTATAATTTCTTCAAACTCTCATTCTCAAAAATCCTGACAAAGTTCTTAGACTAAGAAAGTATTTTACATTTTCTGACAAGTCGAACAGGTCTTTATACATAAAAAGTAGTCTTCTGAATAAAatctcttcttgatttcaaatTGCACTATACATAAAGATTCCTATCCCATTGCTTTCCTGTGAAATTGAATAATAGAGCACCTTTGAACAGTTACCACCCCCATTTATACACTGTACAATTTATATCAGAATATCAGATTTCAGGCAGTCTATCACCATAAGCTTTCTTTGTTAGCAGGCAAAGTCACTTTAGGGCATAAACCTTAGGATTGTAACTTGTTAACACTTCAAATCCACACGTATTAGAAGAAGGCAGTACCTTATATTAGTTATAGTAATCCACAGTTCTTGAAGGTAAGGTATGCATTTCTGAAAGAAGGTACCATAAGGCTTACATCCACTAAGGCACAAGAATTCTGGTTCCAGGTTAGCTAGCTATGTTACAGTACAAAGAAACGTTGGCTTATCCAGTGCCCTTAATGCTGCACAATTAGTCAGTTTCAATGATCTGAAGAGAAAGCTCACAGATTTGTGGGTTCCACAGAAAACAGGATGCCTAGGACTTGAAGTTAGCACTaagtccctcctctcccctcgAAAGGTCTCATGTTGTTTCCAGATACCAGAGCACATGTTCCCTTTTATCTAAAGACCATTTAAGGAAAGAAGGTCCAATTTAAAAACTCCAAACCATAAAtagttccagggaaagttctgTCAGATATCCTCTATTGAAAATAGAAAAGATATGCAAGCGCCACAGATAACTGGAAATATTTGGCCTGCAACATTTGGTTTTCATGCTGCAAAAGATATTTGGGTTGACTCGGGGGATGTACATCTCTGTCACATGGAGATTTACTCTTGGATATATCCTTTGAACACCTACGATGTTCACAGATTAGAGGCCTCTTAGAAAAAACATCACTGCAGCATCTGTGCTGGCTAAAGCAAGTGTTTCTATAAATATACATATTCACTTATAGGCTAACGTCCATAGGTACCATgcatcccaaaaaagaaaatgtaagtcTTGCAAAACTGAACTCGCACACCTCTTGCAATGTTAAGCCTTAATTCAAAAAATCTTTGCCATTAGCATGAGAGGAGAGAAAATGCTAGGAAAGGAGCCCATCTGTTTTTTGGCTTCTGCATTATTCACTTACTGGGGTGACTATGTATCAATGCTACTGCCTTAAAGGATGCCAATACTGCTCTGAAATCCCTTTCCTCATCTCAGTCCTAATTCTTGTGTCATTGAAAATGGTTCTTGAACATCAGCATATAAATCCATAAAGCACTTATAAACATGCTGGGGTTCCTGGAAAGGGCATTCTGTGACCACATATtaaggacttcagaaccatttcAAAGCTGAATAACTGGAGTAGCGAGGTAGAAGATATTGCCAGCTGCCTAATCTACTCCCAGTGCTTTCAGCTGCCGTTCAATTTCTTCATCTGATATGGTGGTAGCTTTTGATGTGGATGCAGATGGTAAGCCTTTGGCAGCTGCTGGAGCTTTTGCCATCTACAATACAAAAAAACCAACATAATACTATTTTATCACTTATTACAGCAACAAGTTAGGCATTTGACTCCATACACCCAAAGTTGATGCACTATGTGTTTTTCTCCAGCAAGGATGTGATTATTGCTAGCAACACCTTCCCCCTCCAAACACCTCACTGCCATTATTAAATCAGAAACACAGCCAAGACTAATACTGTCTACTCAGCATACTTTACAAATAAGCAAAGCCAAAATGTTCATTTCATCTTTTCATTCACAGAAGATCACAATCTATATTTATTGCATTCCTAGAAACAGAGATGCAGCCACTTCTGGGGATAACACCCATACTTCTGGTGTCTGAATTATAAGGCCACTTCTAAAGAACAGAAGAGAAAAGGCACAAGATTATTGTTATTGTTGAATTAAAATGGAATAAAATGCATCTCAAGGAGATGACAATTTTCCCCATgatcaaaaacagaaaatatggtTCAAACTCGGGTCTCAAACCTTCTCCCAAAAATAACAAGTGATAAAGCAGAGTTATAATTTGGCACTGTTTCAACTTACCAACAAAATGAAAACTCTtaggaaataaatataagaaaggggaaaaaaagtgcttTGATATAACTTACAGAAAAACCTATTGTTTGGGTAATGTTTCATACCTTTCCAGAGATCTCAATTCCAATTTCATCCAGCACCTGGTTCACAATATCCTGACTTTCTTCTTCATCATCCGACCCATCAAAAATATCATCCAGGGTATCGTTGACTAGAAGGAAGGAGAAAAGCAGTTTGTTGACAGTGGAAGACTGCAAATAAGCCTTTCCTTTATGGTAACTAAAGCTCATGACATTGGCATGAGAGATCCTGCTGATTATGTTGGCAGAGCTACCCTGAGTAAAACTTAAGCCCACTTCAAACAGCAGCCTCTAAAGCTGTTTCTCCAAGCTGGAAGCAAACAAAAGGTCATAAAATTTCATATGAAAACTCAGTTATCAAAGAACATTTTAGATAAATGCAACTGCCTATTCCTATTTACAAGCTTAAAAATAGCCTAAGATTAAGCCTGCAATTCTCCTCTTGTTTCCTGCACCCTGACTAGCAGGGACATTTTACTTACTCatttcttctgtcatttccatCTTCATGTTTTCCTTTTGGAAATTCTGCATCGTTTGCAATgttttctgtggatccattttCTTGTTCACGGCTTGCATCGTCTTGGGAGTTTAAAGAATACTTATGTTCAATGCAGTTACAAAGAATTCTAAAGTATGATTTTCCAAGGCATCAAATAAACCAGGGACAAGCAATGTGATAATCTGGGGAGCGGCGTAGGAAGTCATCCTACATTCCAGGTTCTTTCAAGACTCTCAGGAGATAATATACTTTATGAATGAGTAGGGTAAGTGAATGGGACAGATTATTTTGATTCAGATTTTACGTCACGCTTTCTTTTAGCCCTACAGAAATTTCCAATTTTTTGATCGTTTCCCACACAGCACTTTACAAATAGCCTAGTGAATGCAGAGATAGGATGAATAGAGAATGATTATGCAAACTGGAAAGGGGTAACATCAGAAAATGTTACTGAGAAGAGATGAGTTTTGAGCAGTTCTATGAAGGCAAAGAGAGTGGTATCGATGTAAAACAGAAGTGGTACCAGATAATGGGAACAAGCAGATAGGAGGCACAATAAAAGGGAGAAGAGATTCCCATGAGGCAAGAATTAATGATGAGAGCAAACATTGAAAAATGAGCACATGAACCTAAAACTTCAGCAAGGTAACATTCCTATACCATAAGACAGGCTCccctcaggatatccacaatgaatatacatgagattgatttgcatacacaAGACACCCAGTGTGTGCAAACTGATCTCATGTATGctcactgtagatatcctgaaaacccgactggctgtaggAGTCACCAGAACAAGTTTGGGAAGACTCGCCACAAGAGCTACCTCCCTTCCAACAAAGCAATGACTAGTTTCATTTATGTACatgacttagggcctgatttactaaggcctttCCTCCATTCTGTATCcattgctgggggtgggggagcttattcttcattttttttaaacagatatgTGCTTGTTCTACAGAAACCATTTTCTAGGTGTAAATCAGAAACATGAAGCTAGTAAACAAAAACAGATGAGTATGAAATGGTTTTATTGCACTTTTTAGGCATGGATGCTCGGATATCTGAGGATCATGCTTGAGAACCATTACTCTGCGTCTAAGTGGGCATGTAATGCTAATTATTCTGATGCACAGACGCAGCACTGTGGCATTGCACTGTGGGTGGCATGCACTGTGGGAAAGGGGCTAATTAGGTTATTTACCTTTGCTGTAGTTGACATGGCCCCAGCCATCTTCATCTGGGAGTTCATCAGTTTGGTTTGAGTTGACATAGAGGTAACCTTTGAACTTACAGCGTAGGTTCGCGTTTTCTGTTTGCGCAGCTGTACAAGTTGTTTTGCTAAAACTCTGCAGGCTTCTTTATTACCCGTTTTAGCCATTTTCTTAATTTCCAGTTCCTGTATATGAAAGAATACAATATTTCCCACAAAATCTGTTGCTGTCACTCTCTATGGTGATTTATATTAGCCTTCTAGCAGTGGTGTTACCAGATGACAATATACATAGCATATGGACATAGTGTCTTCCCTAAGGAATAATTAATTCTTTAAATCTTTTCACAGAAAAGGCAACAGACAACAAATTTATTATACATGAAAAAACATTTCAATTTCAGTCATAATGACTTGGCATGAATACCAATGAACACCCGTAAAGACAATGCCATAAAGCCAAAATCTAGAACCAGGCTGCACTGGAAGCACAATGCTGATGTGATCGTGGCAATTTTAGCAaactacctgggtaacatcaagctaggttgagagaacattgcacaaatctcatctttgggtgactttcctcactccgaaggtcatcaaatcttcagaagagagcactgATCTGTTTGTATATcgcactttgaatgtcaaagtggccactaacccctacactaatacctaaacctcacctcgagttactaggtgggcctcccaagagatataaatacctatctagtgtgagggcattatggctaggctctctctctctcccccccccccagtgtttaTAGGAGAGCCCCGATAGCTAGGCTggttctccaggagcttaaaaccacTGAAAACagcatttgcgaaaacatcgcactgtgtgataaagccctatcgcacggctttacccaaataaaaaaggtgtagttaaaatttgcattaaagccatgcagatacagcttcgcaaaactgtgagcccagcccacttggccaaaattcccgtcccaatatcctcccctttttctcatttgcatcgcaccattcgttatggcgtttttgcatgcgaaaacgccatatagcactttgataagaCTCCCTATTACTCAATGAACAAGTGCAGTTCAAAATGCCAGAAAGATCAAATGATTTGACTGATTTAAACGATTTGACTGATTTAGTAGTGGGTTATGTCATGGGTCTATTATTATATCTTACATACCAATCTGTGATAAGTAGCTCTATTTATGGGGTGAGCTCTATCAGCTATGATTATGTTTTGGGATAGGACTGGTGTCAAGCTTTGTTACTTtgatgttttagtt is a window of Rhinatrema bivittatum chromosome 15, aRhiBiv1.1, whole genome shotgun sequence DNA encoding:
- the CHMP2B gene encoding charged multivesicular body protein 2b, with translation MAALFKKKTVDDIIREQNKELRGTQRAITRDRTALEKQEKQLELEIKKMAKTGNKEACRVLAKQLVQLRKQKTRTYAVSSKVTSMSTQTKLMNSQMKMAGAMSTTAKTMQAVNKKMDPQKTLQTMQNFQKENMKMEMTEEMINDTLDDIFDGSDDEEESQDIVNQVLDEIGIEISGKMAKAPAAAKGLPSASTSKATTISDEEIERQLKALGVD